Proteins from a genomic interval of Undibacterium parvum:
- the map gene encoding type I methionyl aminopeptidase, which translates to MTSISIKTPEDIAGMRIAGRLGSEVLDYITPFVKVGVTTGEIDRLCHEYMLNVQGSIPAPLNYCPPGYTPYPKAICTSVNDVICHGIPGDKVLKSGDVVNLDITVIKDGYHGDNSRMFLVGEPSILAKRLSEITYECMWLGISKVKPGNHLGDIGHIIQQHAEKAGYSVVREFCGHGIGKVFHEEPQVLHYGRPGTLEKLAPGMIFTIEPMINAGRREIKEMGDGWTIKTKDRSLSAQWEHTILVTETGYEVLTLSAGSPPPPAFITTAK; encoded by the coding sequence ATGACATCTATTTCTATTAAAACCCCGGAAGACATCGCAGGAATGCGCATCGCAGGCCGACTCGGATCTGAAGTTCTCGATTACATCACCCCCTTCGTCAAAGTCGGGGTGACCACGGGTGAAATTGATAGGCTCTGCCACGAATACATGCTGAATGTACAAGGCAGCATACCCGCTCCTCTAAATTACTGCCCTCCTGGCTACACGCCTTACCCGAAAGCCATTTGCACTTCGGTCAACGACGTTATTTGCCATGGCATTCCAGGCGACAAAGTATTGAAAAGCGGCGATGTCGTTAATTTGGATATCACCGTCATCAAAGATGGCTACCACGGCGACAATAGCCGCATGTTTTTGGTCGGCGAACCGTCCATCCTGGCAAAAAGACTCAGCGAAATCACCTACGAATGTATGTGGCTGGGCATCTCCAAAGTAAAGCCAGGCAATCATCTGGGTGACATTGGCCACATTATTCAACAGCATGCAGAAAAAGCAGGCTATAGCGTAGTCCGAGAATTTTGCGGACATGGCATAGGTAAGGTTTTTCATGAAGAGCCCCAAGTTCTGCATTACGGACGCCCAGGCACTTTAGAAAAACTCGCGCCAGGTATGATTTTCACGATAGAGCCTATGATTAATGCCGGTCGCCGCGAAATCAAAGAAATGGGCGACGGCTGGACTATCAAAACCAAGGACCGCAGCCTGTCAGCGCAGTGGGAACACACCATTTTAGTCACAGAAACCGGCTATGAAGTGTTAACCCTGTCAGCCGGATCACCGCCACCACCTGCATTTATTACCACGGCCAAATGA
- the rpsB gene encoding 30S ribosomal protein S2, producing the protein MSVSMREMLEAGVHFGHQTRFWNPKMAPYIFGHRNKIHIINLEKTLGMYQEAIKYIRQLSSNRGTVLMVGTKRQARELIAVEAQRAGMPYVDQRWLGGMLTNFKTVKTSIKRLKDMEAIVEDGSVEKLSKKEALMFQREMIKLQKSIGGIKDMAGVPDAIFVVDVGFHKGTITEAAKLGIPVIGIVDTNHSPDGVTYIIPGNDDSSKAIALYARGVADAILEGRANAVNEVLEAVKPSADEFVEVEQA; encoded by the coding sequence ATGTCTGTATCAATGCGTGAGATGTTAGAAGCTGGTGTCCATTTTGGTCATCAAACCCGTTTCTGGAATCCAAAAATGGCTCCGTACATTTTTGGTCACCGCAATAAAATCCATATTATCAATCTTGAAAAAACTCTGGGCATGTACCAGGAAGCAATCAAGTACATTCGTCAATTGTCTTCCAATCGCGGTACTGTGCTGATGGTTGGTACTAAGCGTCAAGCGCGTGAGTTGATCGCTGTTGAAGCGCAACGTGCTGGTATGCCTTACGTTGATCAGCGTTGGTTGGGTGGTATGTTGACTAACTTCAAAACTGTAAAAACTTCGATCAAGCGCTTGAAGGACATGGAAGCGATTGTTGAAGATGGTTCAGTAGAGAAGTTGTCGAAAAAAGAAGCTTTGATGTTTCAGCGTGAAATGATTAAGTTGCAAAAGTCTATCGGTGGTATCAAGGATATGGCTGGTGTTCCTGACGCAATTTTCGTTGTGGACGTTGGTTTCCACAAAGGTACTATTACTGAGGCCGCTAAATTGGGTATCCCAGTAATCGGTATCGTTGATACTAACCACTCCCCAGACGGCGTGACTTACATTATCCCTGGTAATGATGATTCATCTAAGGCAATTGCTCTGTACGCTCGTGGCGTTGCAGATGCAATCTTGGAAGGTCGTGCGAATGCCGTTAATGAAGTGTTGGAAGCGGTTAAGCCAAGTGCTGATGAGTTCGTTGAAGTAGAGCAAGCGTAA
- the tsf gene encoding translation elongation factor Ts: protein MAAITAAMVGELRAKTDAPMMECKKALVEAEGDMERAEEILRVKLGGKASKAASRVTAEGVVASVVVGGVGALIEVNCETDFVTKNDDFIAFANACVKLVAEHNPADVAALAALPLDGSTVETVRAALIGRIGENMSIRRFQRFDTAAKLTSYLHGTRIGVMVEFSAADEQVGKDVAMHIAAMKPVSLSADQVPAELIEKERSVASLKAAESGKPADIVTKMVEGSVQKFLKEVSLLNQTFVKNDKQTVEQMLKSVDASIKSFTMYVVGEGIEKKQDDFAAEVAAQVAAAKQA from the coding sequence ATGGCGGCGATTACAGCAGCGATGGTAGGTGAATTGCGCGCAAAGACAGATGCGCCTATGATGGAATGCAAAAAAGCATTGGTTGAAGCTGAAGGCGATATGGAGCGCGCAGAGGAAATCTTGCGCGTTAAGTTGGGCGGTAAGGCTTCTAAAGCGGCTTCACGCGTAACCGCAGAAGGTGTAGTTGCTTCTGTTGTTGTCGGTGGCGTCGGTGCTTTGATCGAAGTTAATTGCGAAACTGATTTTGTTACCAAGAATGACGATTTTATTGCTTTTGCAAACGCATGCGTAAAATTGGTTGCAGAGCATAATCCAGCGGATGTGGCTGCTTTGGCTGCGCTGCCTTTGGATGGTTCTACCGTTGAAACAGTTCGCGCTGCTTTGATTGGTCGTATCGGCGAAAATATGTCGATTCGTCGCTTTCAGCGCTTCGACACAGCTGCTAAGCTGACTTCCTATTTGCATGGCACACGTATCGGTGTCATGGTTGAATTCTCTGCGGCTGATGAGCAAGTTGGTAAAGACGTTGCTATGCATATCGCTGCAATGAAGCCGGTTTCTTTGTCTGCTGATCAGGTTCCTGCAGAATTGATCGAAAAAGAGCGTTCGGTCGCATCTTTGAAAGCAGCTGAGTCTGGTAAGCCAGCCGACATCGTCACCAAGATGGTTGAGGGTTCGGTTCAGAAGTTCTTGAAAGAAGTTTCTTTGTTGAATCAAACTTTTGTCAAGAATGACAAGCAGACTGTTGAGCAAATGTTGAAGTCAGTTGATGCTTCAATCAAGTCGTTCACTATGTATGTTGTTGGTGAAGGCATAGAAAAGAAACAGGATGATTTCGCTGCAGAAGTGGCGGCGCAAGTCGCCGCCGCCAAGCAAGCGTAA
- the pyrH gene encoding UMP kinase — protein MIKPAYKRVLLKLSGEALMGDDAYGINRATIERMVADVAEISRMGVELAIVIGGGNIFRGVAPGAQGMDRATADYMGMLATVMNALALGDAMRQAGVVARVMSAIAIEQVVEPYVRPKALQYLEEGKVVIFAAGTGNPFFTTDTAAALRGSEIGAEIVLKATKVDGVYTADPKKDASATRYSTISFDEAISRHLQVMDATAFALCRDQKLPIKVFSIVKPGALKNLIMGGDEGTLVHV, from the coding sequence GTGATCAAACCTGCTTATAAGCGTGTGCTTTTGAAGCTCTCTGGCGAAGCCTTGATGGGCGACGATGCCTACGGTATTAATCGAGCCACCATTGAGCGTATGGTGGCAGATGTCGCTGAAATATCAAGAATGGGCGTGGAGCTCGCAATCGTTATTGGTGGTGGGAATATCTTTCGCGGGGTTGCACCTGGTGCGCAGGGGATGGATAGGGCAACCGCCGATTACATGGGTATGCTGGCAACCGTCATGAATGCTCTTGCCTTAGGTGATGCGATGCGTCAGGCTGGCGTCGTAGCGCGGGTGATGTCGGCAATTGCGATTGAACAAGTTGTCGAGCCTTATGTACGGCCTAAGGCTTTGCAGTATCTGGAAGAAGGTAAAGTTGTTATCTTCGCTGCTGGTACAGGAAATCCTTTCTTTACTACCGATACAGCAGCCGCGTTGCGCGGATCTGAAATTGGCGCAGAAATTGTATTGAAAGCCACCAAGGTTGATGGTGTGTATACCGCAGATCCTAAGAAGGATGCTAGCGCTACGCGTTATTCCACCATTTCTTTTGACGAAGCTATTTCGCGTCATTTGCAAGTGATGGATGCAACCGCGTTTGCGCTTTGTCGTGATCAGAAGTTGCCGATCAAAGTATTTTCTATCGTCAAACCAGGTGCCTTGAAAAATCTGATTATGGGTGGCGACGAAGGCACTCTAGTCCACGTATAA
- the frr gene encoding ribosome recycling factor, with protein MSIIEVKNNTQLRMQKSLETLKVDLSKVRTGRAHTGILDHVMVDYYGAPTNITQVANVTLIDARTIGVQPWEKKMMSAIEKAIRDADLGLNPSTQGELIRVPTPALTEERRKEMVKLVKTEGEDAKIAIRNIRRDANESLKKLVKDKECSEDDERRASDEIQKLTDKFVADVDKSLADKEKEVLTV; from the coding sequence ATGTCCATCATAGAAGTAAAAAATAATACGCAATTGCGGATGCAAAAGTCGCTAGAGACTCTCAAAGTTGATCTTTCTAAGGTACGTACTGGTCGTGCGCATACGGGGATCTTGGACCATGTGATGGTCGATTACTACGGTGCTCCGACCAATATCACTCAAGTGGCAAACGTAACCTTGATCGATGCACGCACCATCGGCGTTCAGCCTTGGGAAAAGAAGATGATGTCGGCCATCGAGAAAGCAATTCGTGATGCAGATCTTGGTCTAAACCCATCCACGCAAGGCGAACTGATACGTGTTCCTACGCCGGCATTAACCGAAGAGCGCCGTAAAGAAATGGTGAAGTTGGTCAAGACCGAAGGGGAAGATGCGAAAATCGCTATTCGCAATATTCGTCGTGACGCGAATGAGTCTTTGAAGAAGTTGGTAAAAGATAAGGAGTGTTCCGAGGATGACGAGCGCCGTGCCTCGGATGAGATACAAAAATTAACCGACAAGTTTGTGGCTGATGTGGATAAATCCCTGGCGGATAAGGAAAAGGAAGTATTGACGGTATAG
- the uppS gene encoding polyprenyl diphosphate synthase: MVHISSTKEVPLVGKVPQHIAIIMDGNGRWATKRFLPRVAGHAKGVDAVRVMVKACVKREVKYLTLFAFSSENWRRPAEEVSLLMRLFVTALEKEVVKMHANGIRLKVVGDLSRFDAQLQKTIQAAEALTASNLGLTVTICANYGGRWDIVQAFNRLKQDLKSDATVTEEQLAPYLSMAYAPEPDLFIRTGGETRISNFLLWQLAYSELYFTDTFWPDFNAHALDEAIKSYQARERRFGRTSAQVLAQVDE, translated from the coding sequence ATGGTTCACATTAGTTCGACTAAAGAAGTGCCGCTTGTGGGTAAGGTTCCACAACATATCGCGATCATCATGGATGGTAATGGGCGTTGGGCGACCAAGCGGTTTTTACCTCGTGTTGCTGGACATGCCAAGGGTGTGGATGCGGTACGCGTCATGGTTAAGGCTTGCGTCAAGCGTGAGGTGAAGTATTTGACGTTATTTGCATTTAGTTCTGAGAATTGGCGCAGACCAGCAGAGGAAGTTTCTTTGCTGATGCGCCTTTTTGTCACAGCGCTAGAAAAAGAAGTCGTAAAAATGCACGCGAACGGCATTCGTCTTAAGGTGGTTGGCGATTTGTCTCGGTTTGACGCGCAATTGCAAAAAACGATACAGGCAGCCGAAGCGCTCACAGCAAGCAATCTAGGTCTGACTGTCACCATTTGCGCAAATTACGGTGGTCGTTGGGATATCGTGCAGGCGTTCAATCGCCTTAAACAAGATCTCAAATCCGATGCTACGGTCACAGAGGAGCAACTGGCGCCGTATCTGTCTATGGCGTATGCGCCTGAGCCAGATTTGTTTATTCGTACCGGTGGTGAAACCAGAATTTCCAATTTTTTGTTATGGCAACTGGCATACAGTGAATTGTATTTTACGGATACGTTTTGGCCTGATTTCAATGCGCATGCTTTAGATGAGGCGATTAAATCGTATCAGGCAAGAGAGCGCCGCTTTGGACGTACCAGTGCGCAAGTCCTTGCGCAGGTCGACGAATAA